TGCTGTTGGGAGTTTGACCCTCTTGCATAGTTATTTTCATAAAAGACAGCTACTTTAGTGGATATAGTAACATGATTTCTATGAGTGgctatataaaatatattcaggTACACACAAAacaatacattaaaagaatgttaaggttgcaaaatgcCCAAAACTTAGCAAATGCCTAAGTTAAAGTTGCGAGTGCATTGcactggaacagaacccagctggCATCCCATCCTGGACACTGAATGAAGCAAGGGTCTAGTGGTTGACAGTGCAGTCAAGCCAAGGTTtggaacagtcagcatagatCAATCAATGAGATTTGGGCCTGCCGGCATAGAAACAATGCAAGTGCCAGCTCTGCCAGCAGCGAGCTTGGACAACCGCTCAGGTTCCATATCCATAAAACAGAAGGAGAATGGTACACATAGGAGTGGAAAGGCTTGTTGCATCTGAACTGTGGACTGCACAGAATTAAAACTAGTGAATGGAAGGTCATCTTTTGGCTTTCAGCTTGGGATatcttctgctaggccgcaggaGAAATTCCTGCTACTGGTGTGTCTGTGTCCCCTGAAGCTCCAGCTCCTACTATGcaggaggctgagtggggcctgggAGCACCCAGGGCACCTGGTTAGTAGAACTCCTGTGCATTTGGTGACTGCTGAGGCTAAGTCCCACAGGCCTTAAAAGAATGATCAAGAGTCAATTGTTGGAGACTTCAGCAGTAAGCCTCTAAAGAGCTctttgagcatgtgcaaatggtGATTTTCAGCAGCTTATAACTGGGCCAAAACTTGATAGATTTTCAGAGGGACAGTAAAAAGCATCTGTTCCCAGGCCATCCTACTGCTAAACTTAAAATTCCTTCTCCAAAGAAATGGTTGGAATTAACATTGGAAAAAAGCTCTTCTCCCTATCCTCAGAAACGGCTTGTCTTCTTTTGCTGAAACTTCCCCCAAAAGATCTGCTTGCGGCAGACAGCAAATGTAGAAAACCTTAGCATATAGTTAATTTGGCAACTGAAAATAGTGTGTTAAAATAGAAAAAGTGATAGGCAATCCTTAATAGGTGTCACTGCCAGCTCTATCTGCAGATGTTCTCAGGCTTCCCAGTTCATTAGGGTACACCTacaccccactgatttcagtagtcTCAATGCCACTGAGACAAAAGGGTGGTGTCCTTGATTATTCAGGTAATAGGCATAGACTTCAGAAGGATAGGACTGTAATTTCTACCTATAATTTAAGATATTCACATTTCCAAATGTCAAGGACAAACATATGACCAAGCAGACTTTCCATTTCAATAATTCAGGAGCAACCCATACTTGGTGGTGATAAAAGATACTGACAGGCaacaattaaatacaaaaatcacTGAACAAATCTCTTCAGTGGGGGAAAAGCAGTAGAAGCTTCCCAGAGTCTTGCGTACTCAAGTAATTTGTTCATCTGAAACGTACTTACTGGTTTTAACAGTGCATGTAAGTCTCCGGCTGTAAGAAATGTATTCTCTTCCAAATAAAGTTACAAGAAAATTCTTTACAGGAGAGAAACTCCCCAAAACGTAGCAACCCCCAAACTGCCTTTTAATGCTTAGACAGGATGCTACAGTTTCAAGTTTTATCTTTTTAACTAACACACCTgtgtagggatttttttcccttcttggATTTTTCAGATTCAGTAATCCAAGTGCAAGACAGCATTTTAAAGAGACAGCTTCTTTCAAACAGTAAGCAAAGGCAGAAAATGCTATATAACATATCTAGAAACAATTCTGGCTTTGTCTATCACTTTCATTTCCTTGATTTATTACTAGACCCTTGCCTTACCCATAGTTTTGTTTCTTATACACGTTTGGTTGCTTACTTACCACCATCCACAATAATTTCGCAAGTGCAGCAACTCAATTCCATTGTGTAAACTAGGTTTTTAATGATATAAGCATTATCACTTCTTTTGAAACAGGAAGGTAGGGGAGGAATGATACTAAAATAACTGTAGCTGTTTTGACACTTCAGTAAGCACCCTCTCCCCTTCGAAAGACAGAAGTGCTCTTGGTCTTGATCTAAATTTTTCTGAGGCCAATTTCAGATTGTGACAGCCATTTTCTTACTCTATAAAGCAGTATCTTGGTCTGCTAACACCTTCTCTTCCAGCCGTAGATGCTGAGTTTAAAAACGAATGAAATGGAGTAACACTGCCTGGCAGGAAGAGACAGATTACCAGTCTCCGCCCTCTACTGGCTGGACCATTCATTCCATCATGCAAACTTCAAAATAAACCCTACTGCCTCTTGTTTGCTCTTCTCTACCACTCTTTCTTACCTCCTAGCATTATCTTGTTTGGGGCATGGTCTGCTTTTTCTTTAAGTGATGGTTAAAATTCCCATTACACTTTGTGCCTTGTCTCTCTTCTGGAGACTTCTTTAGCCTACTATGTTCttgtttcttttcctctcttcccGTAAGCCTTTTCTCACAATCCAGCTTTCACTAAAAAGAAACCTTACATTGTGAATACCTTTTCCTTAAACTATGCTCCTGCCAGTATCTCAGCTGCATTCTGTCTCTGAATGAGATTTCCTTAAGATGTGAGCTTCCTGAGCAGAGAAAACTACTCTAAAGTAATGAGTAATGGGGCAGTAGCCCGAGATATAGAATTGGGCAGAAGGGACTGTAATGAAGATTGAGATGGCATGTTCTCAGGAGCAGAAAGTTACTGGTGCTCTGTGCAGGCCTGACTAAACCTTTAGTTATTATATTACATACTCCTTTTAATGATAATCTCTACTATAGTGAGCTATATTATCATCACACTTTAGCTGAGTAATAAGAAACAGAGACATTAAAATCATTTGATCAGAGTTAAATTAGTCACaagtagaattttaaaaatactgtgtTTGAACAGTTCCTGATAGGGCACTTTTCCTAAGCTAAGTACAGAATATTTTTTCAAGCCTAACTGGTTCATGCATACACAGTGTTTTGTTGTACAGCAGCTGTAACAATGTTAAATGAGAGTAAAGGCACACCTTAAATTGTTCTTTTACATAGACAATAGCTGGAATTGATTATCTTGGGTAAACAGAAGCAAAATGTCTTCCTTTTATTACAAAAAAATCTAAATTCTACAGAGAGGAATATTAGTGGAGGGAGGGTAAGTCAGGAGAACGTTCAGTAGGAATGGATTGGTCTAACAACTTTTTTACTCAAAATATGCTACACAACAGAGTTCCTCAAACCCTTGGAGCAGGTCAAAAATATATCCTAGTTATTTTGGATTAATTCATAAAAGAGTTTATTCCTAATACACAAAATACAACATGAGATACATTTATTTCAATCAAATCCTGCCTCGgacaacttgatttttttaaaaaaaattgagtctGCTTATTCAGTTAACTTACTTATTCCACCAAATCAACGTGTCGATAACTGAAGTAAATTTCCAAACTTCATTTTAGGATTTAGCTACATGCTTGTAGGAAGCTTCTGTTGTCTTTGTTTAGCAGGAATTCCAGTAGCTCTGAATTCTTCCCTTTGCTTCAAGTATTCGATTTTGCATTCTTCATAAAATGCTGGATCATTATAgctacaagaaaaacaaacaatattGTGACTTCCACCTTAAtcaaaaaagttaacatttgTGGAACTGAGATGCTACCTACAGCATTAATAACTCTTTACGTTTTGAGTTTAATGACCATACACAAGTTGATTTTGAATTTGCCTCTTTCCAATAGAAATTAGCTTAAATTTGCATGTCTGTCTCCTCCCTAACACTGCCTTCTGCTGAGAGTATGTTGTTTTCAGACCTGAAGTATGCCACTATGGCTGAAGGACAAAGCCGAGGAACTACTTCTGATATCACAATCCCACTAACCACTGCATTTTTCCTGGATACCAGCTGCTATTTTCTCAACATTTATAGTTGTACTGTTGCTTATCTTAAAATTAAACCACTTTGATAACTTGTGTTCCATGGAATAATATACTTATTTGTAATAGGAGCAGAACACAAATACCTTTTTACTCAAAAGTAGGATTTGTGATTCATGTATACAACCTATTGCTAATAACCTAATCATTACATATTAAAAATGGTTTAATTAAAAAATGACAACTGCAGATCATCTCATCAGGGGGTAGGTTAGGGCTTCTCTATAAAGGGGTGTTAGTGCAAAATAAGCTAGGGTCTGCATTCAAAATGCAATACATTTTCTGCACTAGCGGATATTTACTGCACACAAAGACACTTTGTGTGGTTCAGCTTTGGAAGTGGATTTAAGCTAAACTGCACAAAGGTACTCTTAGTACAGAGCCGCTAGTGGGGGCTATTTCCCCACGGCAACAAGCCCTTCATATCTGCAGGAATACACGATTTGTGCCTTTTTTtcaattaagggcttgtctactgggagtgtgatttctaaagtgcacagTAATTGgtcagaccctgctggtgtgctttaacatagtgctaTTTCAGCAGTATCATATTAAAGCCCAAaagggaacctttagtgtgcatcagcagggtctacactgaccaattaatgtgcaacacttcagtgtgctttagaaatcacatccctgAAGAGCACATTACCCCTAAGTAACCAAATCTGCCCTGTTATGGTGAAGGGCACAGTGTGTTTGGTCCTGTACAAACAAGACAGGGCCCATAAACAGTAGATTTAACTAACTTTTTGAATTCACCTTCATTTAATTTTTAGAAATACCACTTACGATTTAGCAATAATCTGAATTTCACATTTGTTCTATACTGGTTCCCCTTGTAGCACATCTGCTATACACCCAATACTCAGATCTGAGTTCTCCACAGTCTGCTGCAGAGGCCCCAGGAAATGAAGTGCTTAtacagatatatatacacacacctctgAAGGCAGTTATCAAAATTTATTTTATACAACTTCCACAAGGAAGTCCACAATTAACATACAGATTAATATTTACAGTAATGCAAACTTCCACTACATAAACAGAACTGTTAACTTGTGCCTGGCAACACATACCTTTGATATAAAGTTGTTATAAAACAATGCTGACTGTTCTGAACACCAACAGAGTAATTGTTACAGTTCCTTGTAAGGAcgttaatgtattttttttccccttcagtttcAGACTTTCGGCCCTAGAGTGACATAATTAATCTTCAAAAACAGCCTGGCTGCAGATACTGACACCTAATAGAGTACAAGAGAGAGACTAAAGAAATTTCCAGAGTCATTGATCACATTCATTGGACAAACAAGAGCTTCAAAAGAGAGCTCAGTACAGGTCTCTTTGACACCATGGTAGAATATTAGTATCTACCAGCACTTTGCCTAAAACAGTGCTACcaccagcagagctgcagcagtgTTCACAACCATGggaaatttttcagaaaaaaatgctaGTGTAAAAGGTGCCTTGCTTTCCCTGATCCATGAAGCTGAAAATATAATTGCTTTCCTTCAGAAAATACCCCAACCTAGATTCAATAGTGGAAGGCCCAAGTCATGAGACCTTGCAAACTTGCTTGAAGTGGCTTAGCATCTCCATGCACTTCTGGAATCATCTGAAGATACGTGGTACCTTTTTGAGAACACCTTGAAACTACATAACGGACTCAGGCACTGTCTAAAGGacttggtggttgtttttttccagtttctcaaTAGCATCATGACTATAgcaatatacatttattttttttaagtctcatgTTGACTTACTATGTAGTCAGACATTCTTTCAATGCTGCATTTTCCTGTTGACATTTCACCACCATAAGAAAGCCAGATTCTTGGCAGCATTTGGTAaaagctgaaattaaaaaaaaaatagagtttaGATTCTTTTACTATGGATCCACATTAACACAAGTACAATACACTATTTTAAAAGGTTATCTGACTCCCAAATTGACCTGTTTCTGGCATTATGGCAAGCTTGGAACTTTTGTAACTTCAGTATATCCAAGCATTACACTTAGGTCAGTGATGAacttcattcatttttttttttttaagacacaaCTGCAGGCTGGTGGAAGTCAAGGCTTCTCATTGATTTTAGTTGAGCATCTTAAAAGCTGATGCTAAACTGTCAGGAGATTACTACTCTTTTAGCTGTTGAAAAAGCAAGCACAT
Above is a genomic segment from Emys orbicularis isolate rEmyOrb1 chromosome 2, rEmyOrb1.hap1, whole genome shotgun sequence containing:
- the CMC1 gene encoding COX assembly mitochondrial protein homolog isoform X2, translating into MEPSPGTAEEPELRHVEKDVLIPKMMRDKARELCSDKVQAFTKCCQESGFLMVVKCQQENAALKECLTTYYNDPAFYEECKIEYLKQREEFRATGIPAKQRQQKLPTSM
- the CMC1 gene encoding COX assembly mitochondrial protein homolog isoform X1; this encodes MDYMIGIAFHVKVKRVCCLIICSLIFVRKENQYNLRTSFQSSNKAAAFTKCCQESGFLMVVKCQQENAALKECLTTYYNDPAFYEECKIEYLKQREEFRATGIPAKQRQQKLPTSM